A segment of the Sphingopyxis sp. OAS728 genome:
AGCCACGCCTTTTGATCGTCGCTCAGCCATCGCGCCTCGGCCGGCCCGCGCGGCAGGCGCGTAAGCACGACGGGGACGAGCAGCAGCGCCGGGATCGCAGTGACGATGAACACCCATTGCCATCCGCGCAGCCCGGCGGTGCCGTCGAGTTCGAGCAGCAGCCCGCCAAGCGCCGCGCCCACGGCATTGGCGAACGCGCTGGCGATCAGGAAAAGTCCGATCGCCCGCGCGCGCTCCGCCTGCGGGAACCAGAGCGTGAGCAGATAGAGGACACCCGGAAAGAAGCCTGCCTCGGCCACCCCGAGCAGGAAGCGGAGGATGTAGAAGCTCGTCGGTGTCCATGCGAAACCGAGCGCGAGCGTCACAAGACCCCACGCCCCGATGATCCGCGCGAACCACAGCCTTGGCCCGATGCGCTCGAGGATCAGGTTGCTGGGTATTTCGAAGATGCAGTAGCCGAGGAAGAACAGCGCCGATCCCAATCCATAGGCGGCTTCGCTGAGGCCAAGGTCGCCGACCATCTGCAGCTTCGCATAAGCGACATTCTGCCGGTCGATATAGGCGACCAGATAGAGCAGGCAGAGCAGCGGCATCAGCCGCCAGGTGATGCGCCGGACCGTCGCCGCGCCGATGTCGTCCATATCCGCCTCTCCCCGTTTTCAATTGCGGGCCGTCGAGGCGGTTGGCCGCCTTCACATTAATTATACGATATATATGCTTCCTATCGGCGCAAATCGAATCTATCAATGGTCCATCGGTTGTAACGCGGGGGCGAACCGACTCCCGCCAAGGACACCAGAAGAGGGAGAAGAGAGATGATCCGCCGGAGCTTCCTGCTCACCGCCGCCGCCGTTTTCACCATCGCCGCCACCGCCGCCCAGCCTGCCATGGCGCGCGAGCAGTGGACGAAGGAACAGGCGAACAAATGGTACGACAAGCAGCCCTGGCTGATCGGTGCCAATTACAACCCCGGCTCGGCGGTAAACGAACTCGAAATGTGGCACGAGCCCACCTTCGACCCCGCGACGATCGACAAGGAACTCGGCTGGGCCGCGGGCATCGGCATGAACACGATGCGCGTCTTCCTGCACAACCTGCTCTGGGAAAACGACCCCGAGGGCACGAAGAAGCGGATGAACGAGTTTCTCGCCATCGCCGACAAGCATAAGATCAAGATCATGTTCGTGTTGTTCGACAGCGTCTGGGATCCCAATCCCGTTTATGGCCTGCAAAGCCCGCCGATCCCCGGCGTCCACAATTCGCGCTGGGTGCAGGCGCCGGGCGAAGCGCGGCTGAAGGACGCGAGCCAGTACGGCAAGCTCGAGGGCTATGTGAAGGACATCGTCGGCACCTTCGCCAACGACCCGCGCATCATCGCCTGGGACGTGTGGAACGAACCGAACAACAAGGGCGGCGGCAATTACGAGCATATCCCCGACAAGAACAAATATGTCGCGCTGCTCCTGCCCCAGGTCTTCGAATGGGCGCGCAGCGCGAACCCGACCCAGCCGCTGACCTCGGGCGTCTGGATAGGGCAAGATTGGGATAATCTGGACAAGGTCGACGCGGTCGAGCGCA
Coding sequences within it:
- a CDS encoding cellulase family glycosylhydrolase, translated to MIRRSFLLTAAAVFTIAATAAQPAMAREQWTKEQANKWYDKQPWLIGANYNPGSAVNELEMWHEPTFDPATIDKELGWAAGIGMNTMRVFLHNLLWENDPEGTKKRMNEFLAIADKHKIKIMFVLFDSVWDPNPVYGLQSPPIPGVHNSRWVQAPGEARLKDASQYGKLEGYVKDIVGTFANDPRIIAWDVWNEPNNKGGGNYEHIPDKNKYVALLLPQVFEWARSANPTQPLTSGVWIGQDWDNLDKVDAVERTQLTQSDINSFHDYSWPETFEKRAKQMLSYGRPVLCTEYMARGNGSTFDGSLPLGKKYNIGMYNWGFADGKTQTRLPWDSWKKPYTYDEPTIWFHEVFRADGKPYRQAEVDLIKRLAAAPKGVVPMANAK